TGCGATCCGGCGCGATTTCCCGGTGTTGAAAGAGCTCGTGCACGGACGGCCGCTGATTTGGCTGGATAACGCCGCCACGACGCAAAAACCGCAAGCCGTCATTGATCGCCTGTCGCATTTTTACCGCCACGAGAACTCCAATATTCACCGGGCGGCGCACGAGCTGGCAGCGCGCGCCACCGATGCCTATGAAGACGCACGCAAAAAAACCGGTCAGTTTCTCAATGCGCCGTCGGCTGACGAAATCGTATTTGTGCGCGGCACCACCGAAGGGATCAATCTCGTCGCGCAAAGCTGGGGACGGCAGCACATCCAGCAAGGCGATGAAATCGTGATCTCCTGGCTGGAGCATCACGCTAACATCGTTCCCTGGCAACAGTTATGCAACGAAAAGGGTGCGGTATTGCGCGTTGCGCCGGTTGACGATCATGGTCAGGTTTTGCTGGATGAATATCAAAAACTACTCAATTCACGCACCAAGTTAGTTGCTTTTTCTCAAGTTTCTAATGCGCTGGGCACCATCACGCCTGCACAACAAATGATTGCGATGGCGCACCGTGTTGGCGCACGAGTGCTGGTAGACGGCGCGCAATCGGTTTCGCACATGCGCGTCGACGTGCAGCAGCTCGATTGCGACTGGTTCGTGTTTTCCGGTCATAAGGTATTCGCACCTACCGGAATCGGTGCGTTGTTCGGCAAAGCCGAATTGCTTAATTCGATGCAGCCCTGGCAAGGCGGCGGCAACATGATTGAAGACGTGACCTTTAAAAAAACCACCTACCAGTCCGCTCCTGCACGTTTTGAAGCCGGTACCGGTAATATCGCCGATGCCGTCGGATTGGGAGCGGCGATTGATTATGTGCAGCGCATCGGCATCGACAACATCAGCCGCTACGAGCATCAACTACTGGTATATGCGACGCGCGGTCTCAGCACGGTTCCCGGTTTGAAACTGATCGGCACGGCACCGGAGAAAGCCAGCGTCTTGTCTTTTGTCCTTAAAGGATTCAGTTCCGAAGAAGTTGGATCGGCATTGAATCGCGAAGGAATAGCGGTACGCGCCGGGCATCATTGCGCACAACCGATCTTGCGGCGTTATGGCCTAGAAACCACGGTTCGCCCGTCATTGGCATTTTATAATACCTGTGCGGAAATCGACTTTCTCATTTCTGCATTACTTCGCATCCAGGGAGGCCGCTCCAGTTTTTAGCATGAGTCACACTAATTTACTTTACGAGGTTTCTAATTGAGCACATTCAAGCAGCACAGCATTCTGCCCGGTTTCAATCTGGCATTGGGATTCACGCTGTTGTACCTCAGTCTGATCGTCTTGATTCCGCTCTCGGCGGCATTCATCCGCACAGCCGAGCTGACTTGGCCGGAATTTTGGGCGATTGTCACGACGCCACGGGTATTGGCTTCGTACCGTTTGACGTTCGGTGTGTCGTTCGCAGCCGCGCTGGTCAACGCGGTTTTCGGTTTGTTAGTGGCGTGGGTGCTGGTGCGTTACCACTTTCCCGGCAAGAAAATCGTCGATGCGTTAGTCGACCTGCCGTTTGCATTGCCAACCGCCGTGGCTGGGATTGCACTGACTGCGCTGTATTCCGGCAATGGCTGGATCGGTCAGCATCTTGAACCGCTCGGCATCAAAGTAGCATTCACGCCGCTGGGTATTTTTGTAGCGTTGACCTTTATCGGTTTGCCATTCGTGGTGCGCACGGTTCAGCCAGTGCTCGAAGACATCGAAGCCGAATTGGAAGAAGCGGCGGCGACGCTCGGTGCCAATCGCTGGCAAACCTTCTCGCGCGTTATTTTCCCCGCACTCTTTCCCGCCTTGATGACCGGCTTTGCACTGG
This is a stretch of genomic DNA from Nitrosomonas sp. sh817. It encodes these proteins:
- a CDS encoding family 2A encapsulin nanocompartment cargo protein cysteine desulfurase, which gives rise to MSTNNFEQPASDTLNTTAGYLPDVELLTRLANEYFSALPAAAPASTASPAAPVTSPPALEIPVFPADHFHAGNSAFPPTGTGNLSNVTISAVLAAIPLPFEEELRNLFPPAPLNPDAHAGIPGRAGNDSSFYFIDSLVSPRADEATVKFAPAHPPFDVNAIRRDFPVLKELVHGRPLIWLDNAATTQKPQAVIDRLSHFYRHENSNIHRAAHELAARATDAYEDARKKTGQFLNAPSADEIVFVRGTTEGINLVAQSWGRQHIQQGDEIVISWLEHHANIVPWQQLCNEKGAVLRVAPVDDHGQVLLDEYQKLLNSRTKLVAFSQVSNALGTITPAQQMIAMAHRVGARVLVDGAQSVSHMRVDVQQLDCDWFVFSGHKVFAPTGIGALFGKAELLNSMQPWQGGGNMIEDVTFKKTTYQSAPARFEAGTGNIADAVGLGAAIDYVQRIGIDNISRYEHQLLVYATRGLSTVPGLKLIGTAPEKASVLSFVLKGFSSEEVGSALNREGIAVRAGHHCAQPILRRYGLETTVRPSLAFYNTCAEIDFLISALLRIQGGRSSF
- the cysT gene encoding sulfate ABC transporter permease subunit CysT; this translates as MSTFKQHSILPGFNLALGFTLLYLSLIVLIPLSAAFIRTAELTWPEFWAIVTTPRVLASYRLTFGVSFAAALVNAVFGLLVAWVLVRYHFPGKKIVDALVDLPFALPTAVAGIALTALYSGNGWIGQHLEPLGIKVAFTPLGIFVALTFIGLPFVVRTVQPVLEDIEAELEEAAATLGANRWQTFSRVIFPALFPALMTGFALAFARAIGEYGSVIFIAGNMPLISEITPLLIVTKLEQYDYAGATALSVVMLVISFILLLIINLLQWWSRRSAQA